From a single Kitasatospora sp. NBC_00458 genomic region:
- a CDS encoding GAF domain-containing protein, protein MSTDPLEGADIPQRRLLQSIVEVARSVFGAAAASVLLVDQDSGDLVFEAVAGEGEHTLLGTSFPSGTGIAGWAMLSGQPVVIDDVADSPQFARSAAESTGYVPRSIMAAPLICDGDCIGVLSVLDRDSRERCDLGDMASLGLLATEMATVLELIVRLRSLDADRAARAEAARSAPPQPDLVLLRRVAERLPLASEQVAATVTKLLTMADELLGDGRA, encoded by the coding sequence GTGTCGACTGACCCCCTGGAGGGTGCCGACATCCCGCAACGAAGACTGCTCCAGTCGATCGTGGAGGTCGCCCGCAGCGTCTTCGGCGCCGCGGCCGCCTCCGTACTCCTGGTGGACCAGGACAGTGGGGACCTGGTCTTCGAGGCGGTCGCCGGCGAGGGCGAGCACACCCTGCTCGGGACGAGCTTCCCGAGCGGGACGGGCATCGCCGGCTGGGCGATGCTGTCCGGCCAGCCGGTGGTGATCGACGACGTGGCGGACAGCCCCCAGTTCGCCCGGAGCGCGGCGGAGTCCACCGGCTACGTGCCGCGCAGCATCATGGCCGCGCCGCTCATCTGCGACGGCGACTGCATCGGCGTGCTGTCGGTGCTGGACCGTGACAGCCGCGAGCGGTGCGACCTCGGGGACATGGCCTCCCTGGGGCTGCTGGCCACCGAGATGGCGACGGTGCTGGAGCTGATCGTCCGGCTCCGCTCCCTGGACGCGGACCGCGCCGCCCGGGCGGAGGCGGCGAGGTCCGCGCCCCCGCAGCCGGACCTGGTGCTGCTGCGGAGGGTCGCGGAACGGCTGCCGCTGGCGTCCGAACAGGTGGCCGCGACGGTGACCAAGCTCCTGACCATGGCGGACGAACTGCTCGGCGACGGCCGTGCCTGA
- a CDS encoding S8 family serine peptidase, with product MTDLPPWRRPPRDHFPGVPAWSMPVSVVPQEPFAVSPLAEVTREWAWGDADGSGVRVCVLDSGVDADHPLVGGLDRAMDVVKGEDGELVVTPTEPGDPAGHGTACASVIRAIAPAVSLTSVRVLSGGGHGSGAALLAGLTWAIDEGFDVINMSLSTTKPAFRDALRDLSDAAYFRRCVIVASAHNMPVHSYPWPFASVISVASHDSPSPMTYYYNPSPPVEFYARGVRVPVAGPGGRRLLSTGNSFATPHIAGICALILSKHRALTPFQLKSVLYLAAENVAVPEGGARVD from the coding sequence ATGACTGACCTCCCGCCCTGGCGCCGCCCGCCGCGCGACCACTTCCCCGGTGTACCCGCGTGGAGCATGCCCGTCTCCGTGGTGCCGCAGGAGCCGTTCGCCGTCAGCCCGCTCGCCGAGGTCACCCGGGAGTGGGCGTGGGGCGACGCGGACGGCTCCGGTGTCCGCGTCTGCGTGCTCGACAGCGGCGTGGACGCCGACCACCCGCTCGTCGGCGGGCTCGACCGCGCCATGGACGTCGTCAAGGGCGAGGACGGCGAACTCGTCGTCACCCCGACCGAACCGGGCGACCCGGCGGGGCACGGCACCGCCTGTGCGAGCGTGATCAGGGCCATCGCCCCCGCCGTGTCGCTGACCTCGGTGCGGGTGCTGTCCGGCGGTGGACACGGCAGCGGCGCGGCCCTGCTGGCCGGGCTGACCTGGGCCATCGACGAGGGTTTCGACGTCATCAACATGAGCCTCTCGACGACGAAACCGGCGTTCCGCGACGCGCTGCGCGACCTGTCGGACGCCGCGTACTTCCGGCGCTGCGTCATCGTCGCGTCGGCGCACAACATGCCGGTCCACAGCTACCCGTGGCCGTTCGCCTCGGTCATCTCGGTGGCCAGCCACGACAGTCCCAGCCCGATGACCTACTACTACAACCCGTCGCCGCCGGTCGAGTTCTACGCACGGGGCGTCCGGGTCCCGGTGGCCGGGCCGGGCGGCCGCCGCCTGCTCAGCACCGGCAACAGCTTCGCCACACCGCACATCGCGGGCATCTGCGCGCTGATCCTCAGCAAGCACCGCGCGCTCACGCCGTTCCAGCTCAAGTCCGTCCTCTACCTGGCCGCCGAGAACGTAGCCGTACCCGAGGGAGGTGCGCGTGTCGACTGA
- a CDS encoding ATP-binding protein: protein MTCSTCGRQAGESDRFCAGCGTPLTAVAAAPRETRRKVSMLFLDIVGSTALAERLDPEPLRQVMDRYFASCGACIAEHGGVVEKFIGDAILAAFGATVAREDDAVRAVRAANGALAALAGLTAELGARYQVKLEARAGICTGNVVVITRPGDDFRVVGDSVNTAARLQTAARPGEVLLCADTAAMVRWQVGIEPVAPLQVKGKARPVPAWRVTAPEPAADLSGPVTPFIGRTDELEELERGFRRSRQRRQVCLATVVGVPGIGKSRLVREFLASLPDGEVTVLAGRCSAYGRGITYRPLAEMLGSLPGGWPALTRLLEDDSARTGGGAPAAPSHGLAARTLGTIVDQEGSSGQAGVDDIAWAVRHLLEVLGRERSVVMVWDDLHWSEETLLNLIDEVATWLRGVPVLLLCVARPELLEARSGWGGGKPGATTLELGPMTDDQIASLVGELALVGDVYPQDLQEVNTRVATLCDGNPLFAEQLMDVFAETAPGTHVPPTIQAMLGARLDQLPATERGLLELAAVIGREFTRELLCVMAEADGIGPAESDGATARLVRRRFLERGPAGSFRFAQALLRDTAYEFTPKTRRERWHDFLAERYAGELPQDAMAVAYHVEATCRLRRQLRPGDPQLPRLAGAAADILIAEGMHALARKDLPAAVQLLERARDLLPSGDPRHTALALHVCDAGIWLQDEGRCRSALAAAQAALPGDRRSAVTLAVQRGIVALRLGLAPPASVAADAARIAAELEHDPEDDLSWCRLHELLAHLELVAERAASAAESFGRALSRARALGDGYHEDRLLCAVCELAQWTPMPVAAGLKLCSALGTRFAASRSLLIPVLVTRAHLEALGGDLDGARRTVAEALTYSRDVHADLADAVVLDTAGFVESLAGAHDVAEARYRQSLSVLRTSEHATDTRNTEVAIARELFAQGRTAAAGSALDRLDPPGHGDGAGEAGEAGEAGGAGVGDAEGAGLRARLGEAALRGRLASVLGRHEEAVAQAVAARTLVARCDDLCLTGETLLDLAVVLEAAGMTERARAEGAEALRMFEAKGAALPAGRVREWLAAHEPGTAGGAADGGAADGGPGTGVGAAGPAGAAGPGEEAGADD, encoded by the coding sequence GTGACCTGCTCCACGTGCGGCCGACAGGCGGGCGAGTCGGACCGGTTCTGCGCCGGCTGCGGCACGCCGCTCACGGCCGTCGCGGCCGCGCCGCGCGAGACGCGCCGGAAGGTGTCCATGCTGTTCCTGGACATCGTCGGCTCGACCGCCCTCGCCGAGCGGCTGGACCCGGAGCCGCTGCGGCAGGTCATGGACCGCTACTTCGCGAGCTGCGGTGCCTGCATCGCCGAACACGGCGGCGTGGTCGAGAAGTTCATCGGCGACGCGATCCTCGCCGCCTTCGGTGCCACGGTGGCCCGCGAGGACGACGCGGTCCGGGCGGTGCGGGCCGCCAACGGCGCGCTCGCGGCTCTGGCCGGCCTCACCGCCGAACTCGGCGCCCGGTACCAGGTGAAGCTGGAGGCGCGGGCCGGCATCTGCACCGGCAACGTCGTGGTGATCACCAGACCCGGGGACGACTTCCGCGTCGTCGGCGACTCCGTCAACACGGCCGCCAGGCTGCAGACGGCCGCCCGGCCGGGCGAGGTGCTGCTGTGCGCGGACACGGCCGCGATGGTGCGCTGGCAGGTCGGCATCGAGCCGGTCGCTCCGCTGCAGGTGAAGGGCAAGGCCCGCCCGGTGCCCGCCTGGCGGGTGACCGCCCCGGAGCCGGCGGCCGACCTCTCCGGGCCGGTCACCCCGTTCATCGGCCGTACCGACGAGCTGGAGGAGCTGGAACGCGGCTTCCGGCGCTCCCGGCAGCGCCGACAGGTCTGCCTCGCCACCGTCGTCGGCGTGCCCGGCATAGGAAAGTCGCGCCTGGTAAGGGAGTTCCTCGCGTCCCTGCCGGACGGCGAGGTCACCGTGCTCGCCGGACGCTGCTCCGCCTACGGCCGGGGGATCACCTACCGGCCGCTGGCCGAGATGCTGGGCTCGCTCCCCGGCGGCTGGCCGGCGCTCACCCGGCTGCTGGAGGACGACTCCGCGCGCACCGGGGGCGGCGCACCGGCGGCGCCGTCGCACGGCCTGGCGGCGCGCACGCTCGGCACGATCGTGGACCAGGAGGGGAGTTCCGGTCAGGCCGGTGTCGACGACATCGCGTGGGCGGTGCGGCACCTCCTGGAGGTCCTCGGCCGCGAACGGTCGGTGGTCATGGTCTGGGACGACCTGCATTGGTCGGAGGAGACCCTGCTGAACCTGATCGACGAGGTCGCCACCTGGCTGCGCGGTGTCCCCGTCCTGCTGTTGTGCGTCGCCCGGCCCGAACTCCTGGAGGCCCGCAGCGGATGGGGCGGCGGGAAGCCCGGTGCGACGACGCTCGAACTCGGTCCGATGACGGACGATCAGATCGCCTCCCTGGTGGGGGAGCTGGCGCTGGTCGGCGACGTCTATCCGCAGGATCTCCAGGAGGTCAACACCCGGGTCGCCACCCTGTGTGACGGCAACCCGCTCTTCGCCGAGCAGCTCATGGACGTGTTCGCCGAGACCGCCCCCGGTACGCACGTCCCGCCCACGATCCAGGCGATGCTGGGCGCCCGGCTGGACCAACTGCCCGCCACCGAGCGGGGGCTGCTGGAGCTGGCCGCCGTGATCGGGCGCGAGTTCACCCGGGAGCTGCTGTGCGTGATGGCCGAGGCGGACGGCATCGGCCCCGCCGAGTCGGACGGGGCGACGGCGCGGCTGGTCCGGCGGCGGTTCCTCGAACGCGGCCCGGCCGGCTCCTTCCGCTTCGCCCAGGCCCTGCTGCGCGACACCGCCTACGAGTTCACCCCGAAGACCCGGCGCGAGCGCTGGCACGACTTCCTCGCCGAGCGGTACGCCGGGGAGCTGCCGCAGGACGCGATGGCCGTGGCCTACCACGTCGAGGCGACCTGCCGGCTGCGCCGCCAACTGCGGCCGGGGGACCCGCAGCTGCCGCGGCTGGCCGGGGCGGCGGCGGACATCCTGATCGCCGAGGGCATGCACGCGCTGGCCCGCAAGGACCTGCCGGCGGCCGTCCAACTCCTGGAGCGGGCAAGGGATCTGCTGCCGTCGGGCGATCCCCGCCACACGGCGCTCGCGCTGCATGTCTGCGACGCCGGGATCTGGCTCCAGGACGAGGGGCGGTGCCGGTCCGCGCTCGCGGCGGCGCAGGCCGCGCTGCCGGGTGACCGCCGGTCCGCGGTCACCCTGGCGGTCCAGCGCGGGATCGTCGCGCTCCGGCTGGGGCTCGCACCACCCGCCTCCGTGGCGGCGGACGCGGCGCGGATCGCGGCGGAGCTGGAGCACGATCCCGAGGACGACCTCAGCTGGTGCCGGCTGCACGAACTGCTCGCCCATCTCGAACTCGTCGCCGAACGAGCGGCGTCGGCGGCGGAGTCGTTCGGCCGCGCGCTGTCCCGGGCGCGGGCCCTGGGGGACGGCTACCACGAGGACCGACTGCTCTGCGCCGTCTGCGAGTTGGCGCAGTGGACGCCGATGCCGGTGGCCGCCGGACTGAAGCTCTGCTCGGCGCTCGGCACACGGTTCGCGGCGAGCCGGTCGCTGCTCATCCCGGTCCTGGTGACCAGGGCGCACCTGGAGGCCCTCGGCGGCGACCTGGACGGCGCCCGGCGCACCGTGGCGGAGGCGCTGACCTACTCGCGTGACGTCCACGCCGACCTGGCCGACGCGGTGGTGCTGGACACCGCCGGTTTCGTGGAGTCGCTGGCCGGTGCGCACGACGTGGCCGAGGCGCGGTACCGGCAGAGCCTGAGCGTGCTCCGCACCTCGGAGCACGCGACCGACACCCGGAACACCGAGGTCGCGATCGCCCGGGAGCTGTTCGCCCAGGGCCGGACCGCCGCCGCCGGGTCCGCCCTCGACCGGCTCGACCCGCCCGGGCACGGCGATGGTGCCGGTGAGGCCGGTGAGGCCGGTGAGGCCGGTGGCGCCGGGGTCGGGGACGCCGAGGGGGCGGGTCTGCGGGCGCGGCTGGGCGAGGCCGCGCTGCGCGGCCGGCTCGCCTCGGTCCTGGGCCGTCACGAGGAGGCGGTCGCCCAGGCCGTGGCGGCGCGGACCCTGGTGGCCCGGTGCGACGACCTGTGCCTGACCGGGGAGACGCTCCTCGACCTGGCGGTCGTGCTCGAAGCGGCCGGGATGACGGAACGCGCGAGGGCTGAAGGGGCTGAGGCATTGCGCATGTTCGAGGCGAAGGGCGCCGCACTTCCCGCCGGACGGGTCCGGGAGTGGCTCGCCGCCCACGAGCCGGGGACGGCCGGCGGAGCGGCGGACGGCGGAGCGGCGGACGGCGGGCCGGGCACCGGGGTCGGCGCCGCCGGGCCGGCCGGCGCCGCCGGGCCGGGGGAGGAGGCCGGGGCCGATGACTGA
- a CDS encoding MFS transporter — protein sequence MRPRLMLIDPSYTRLWFGQAVSSVGDAVFSTTLVLWVATELAKGKPWAPQAVSGVVLATSIAVLFVGPFAGVFVDRWDKRATMLGTEAIRGGLVALLTAVSFLPAGDLPIGVWLGLIYVTVLVLNAASQFFTPARFSVIAELVTGDADRARAAGIAQATGQTAWIIGPPLAAPLLFTVGLQWALMFNAVSYLVSYIAIRSVDVPPPAGRERTPAAEGAQSGTAGQAGQASKAGRKAAERPGLVKEFLEGLRFFRRSGFLVALLLFAVIGQLGIGALNTLNIFFATRNLHASAELYGYLGMAMGVGGIVGALAAGRVVQWIGARRTTWIGLMVSGGLLLLYSRQTGFPAAVTLLFVFVLPLTMLNTAMSPLLLAATPQEFRGRVVAVFYPVTRLAAMLAAVLSGWLAGSGLRDFSGTLAGQRFGPIDTIFAASGVIVILAGVYARIALPDTAALPAKAAPAAEQGTEQTAGQEPGQEPEPAAPPTASAAPAAPAAPAGPASATTPTTPAPSAAPPSAPAPEGAP from the coding sequence ATGAGACCACGGCTGATGCTCATCGACCCCAGCTACACCCGCCTCTGGTTCGGGCAGGCCGTCTCCTCCGTCGGGGACGCCGTCTTCTCCACCACCCTGGTCCTGTGGGTGGCCACCGAGCTGGCCAAGGGGAAGCCGTGGGCGCCGCAGGCGGTCAGCGGCGTCGTGCTGGCGACCAGCATCGCCGTGCTGTTCGTCGGCCCCTTCGCGGGCGTGTTCGTGGACCGCTGGGACAAGCGCGCGACGATGCTCGGCACCGAGGCGATCCGCGGCGGGCTGGTCGCGCTGCTGACCGCCGTCTCCTTCCTCCCGGCCGGCGACCTGCCGATCGGGGTGTGGCTCGGTCTGATCTACGTGACCGTGCTGGTCCTGAACGCGGCCAGCCAGTTCTTCACACCGGCACGGTTCTCGGTCATCGCGGAACTCGTCACCGGGGACGCCGACCGCGCGCGAGCGGCCGGCATCGCCCAGGCGACCGGGCAGACCGCCTGGATCATCGGCCCGCCGCTCGCCGCGCCGCTGCTGTTCACCGTCGGCCTGCAGTGGGCGCTGATGTTCAACGCCGTCTCCTACCTGGTGTCGTACATCGCCATCCGCTCGGTGGACGTGCCGCCGCCGGCCGGCCGGGAACGAACACCCGCCGCTGAGGGCGCGCAGTCCGGGACGGCCGGGCAGGCCGGACAGGCTTCGAAGGCGGGCCGGAAGGCCGCCGAACGGCCCGGCCTGGTCAAGGAGTTCCTGGAGGGCCTGCGGTTCTTCCGGCGCAGCGGCTTCCTGGTGGCGCTGCTGCTGTTCGCCGTGATCGGCCAGCTCGGCATCGGCGCCCTGAACACCCTGAACATCTTCTTCGCCACCCGGAACCTGCACGCCTCCGCCGAGCTGTACGGCTACCTCGGCATGGCGATGGGGGTCGGCGGCATCGTGGGCGCGCTGGCGGCGGGCCGGGTGGTCCAGTGGATCGGCGCCCGGCGGACCACCTGGATCGGTCTGATGGTGAGCGGCGGCCTGCTGCTCCTGTACTCCCGCCAGACCGGGTTCCCCGCCGCCGTGACGCTGCTCTTCGTCTTCGTCCTCCCGCTCACCATGCTGAACACCGCCATGTCGCCGCTGCTGCTGGCGGCCACGCCCCAGGAGTTCCGGGGCCGGGTGGTCGCGGTGTTCTACCCGGTGACCCGGCTGGCCGCGATGCTGGCCGCCGTACTGTCCGGCTGGCTCGCCGGCAGCGGGCTGCGGGACTTCTCGGGCACGCTGGCCGGCCAGCGGTTCGGCCCGATCGACACGATCTTCGCGGCGTCCGGGGTGATCGTGATCCTGGCCGGGGTCTACGCACGGATCGCCCTCCCCGACACGGCCGCCCTGCCCGCGAAGGCCGCGCCGGCGGCGGAGCAGGGGACCGAGCAGACCGCGGGGCAGGAGCCGGGGCAGGAGCCGGAGCCCGCCGCGCCGCCCACGGCCTCCGCCGCGCCCGCCGCACCCGCGGCCCCCGCCGGACCGGCCTCGGCCACCACCCCCACCACCCCCGCCCCTTCCGCCGCGCCGCCGTCCGCGCCCGCCCCGGAGGGCGCACCGTGA
- a CDS encoding DUF6895 family protein gives MPATTPSDLDRLSAGTLAWLGRHLDHFDPYAAPARPAEHGRAKAALELALLCHLWARRAGADDSRLGRATAVLRTVWQHPDLPRLLTADPRCAVQYALVGAALAPGGTDTAACRAALARLAPDGLSPHGTSPYQRLELRHYADKAGVPHTIEPYEELLGRNFLVRLPAELADRTDRAGGAGGAGGADPGAAPVTVPEAYALTHSSFYFSDFGRTASGLSGKALADAAELVRRLLEHSVRHDWWDLAAELVMTQVCLGLDPLGTPWGRAAVDCLARAQRPDGALPGRSAATAAADAEPAGSFFAKAYHTTLVTALMTLLLRPETTLPTRPAGPEQPALSEPARPGSVPPRSVPLRPVPPRPVLPERAS, from the coding sequence ATGCCGGCCACCACACCATCGGACCTCGACCGGCTGTCCGCCGGCACGCTCGCCTGGCTGGGGCGGCACCTGGACCACTTCGACCCGTACGCGGCGCCCGCCCGCCCCGCGGAGCACGGGAGGGCGAAGGCCGCGCTGGAACTCGCGCTGCTCTGCCACCTGTGGGCCCGCCGCGCGGGAGCGGACGACTCCCGCCTCGGCAGGGCGACCGCGGTGCTCCGGACGGTCTGGCAGCACCCGGACCTCCCGCGGCTGCTCACCGCCGACCCGCGGTGCGCCGTCCAGTACGCCCTGGTCGGCGCCGCGCTGGCGCCCGGCGGGACCGACACCGCGGCCTGCCGCGCCGCGCTCGCCCGGCTGGCCCCCGACGGCCTGTCACCGCACGGGACGTCGCCCTACCAGCGGCTGGAGCTGCGGCACTACGCGGACAAGGCGGGGGTGCCGCACACCATCGAACCCTACGAGGAGCTGCTCGGGCGGAACTTCCTCGTCCGGCTGCCCGCCGAGCTGGCGGACCGCACGGATCGCGCGGGCGGTGCGGGCGGTGCGGGCGGTGCGGACCCGGGCGCGGCGCCGGTCACCGTGCCGGAGGCATACGCACTCACGCACTCCAGCTTCTACTTCAGCGACTTCGGCCGGACCGCCTCCGGGCTCTCCGGGAAGGCCCTCGCGGACGCGGCGGAGCTGGTCCGCCGGCTGCTGGAGCACTCCGTGCGGCACGACTGGTGGGACCTGGCCGCCGAGCTCGTGATGACCCAGGTCTGCCTGGGCCTCGACCCGTTGGGCACCCCCTGGGGCCGCGCCGCCGTCGACTGCCTGGCCCGGGCCCAGCGGCCGGACGGCGCGCTCCCCGGGAGGTCGGCGGCCACCGCGGCGGCGGACGCCGAACCGGCCGGGTCCTTCTTCGCGAAGGCGTACCACACGACCCTGGTGACCGCGCTCATGACGCTCCTCCTCCGGCCGGAGACCACCCTTCCGACGAGGCCCGCCGGGCCGGAGCAGCCGGCGCTGTCGGAGCCCGCCCGGCCCGGGTCCGTCCCACCGCGGTCCGTCCCACTGCGGCCCGTCCCACCGCGGCCCGTCCTGCCGGAGCGCGCCTCATGA
- a CDS encoding radical SAM protein, translating to MTGAPAALDGGVRILRGERNWWFLGPGGGLARLRPGQLTADGLLRPGTERRLREHGLLTAPPPRSYALTVLTSTHCNLGCGYCFQNTSQDPDGGSRPPRIARTRLTSRTITSILDFTQRQMEAAGLERLRILLFGGEPLLNPRGCLELLERAQDHGLASAWMISNATLLTPALAGRLSGLGLRSVQITFDGDRPDHDRIRVGRTDGGGTFDAIVHNIVRASEASPIRWLLRVNVSGETYRGVDALIDRLAAELDPARCTLYFAQVGDVGIGYGNDLLHTGELSARFTRWQRRALDLGFTVTRPQAHSPCVTCGYGDGRYGAVVSADGTLASCWETAGKTDWEVGTVTDGYLPAAVTRERWVGCEDLYLREEDRRTLAAFHDTVDAALLDYLDETGRL from the coding sequence GTGACCGGGGCACCCGCCGCCCTCGACGGCGGCGTCCGCATCCTCCGCGGCGAGCGGAACTGGTGGTTCCTCGGCCCGGGCGGCGGGCTGGCCCGCCTGCGCCCCGGCCAGCTGACCGCCGACGGCCTGCTCCGGCCGGGCACCGAACGCCGGCTCCGCGAGCACGGGCTGCTGACCGCCCCGCCGCCGCGCAGCTACGCGCTGACCGTGCTGACCAGCACCCACTGCAACCTCGGCTGCGGCTACTGCTTCCAGAACACCAGCCAGGACCCGGACGGCGGCAGCCGCCCGCCGCGGATCGCCCGCACCCGCCTCACCTCGCGGACCATCACCTCGATCCTCGACTTCACGCAGCGGCAGATGGAGGCCGCCGGCCTGGAACGGCTCAGGATCCTGCTGTTCGGCGGTGAGCCCCTGCTCAACCCGCGCGGCTGCCTGGAACTGCTGGAACGCGCGCAGGACCACGGGCTGGCCTCCGCCTGGATGATCTCCAACGCCACGCTGCTCACCCCGGCCCTCGCCGGCCGGCTCTCCGGCCTCGGGCTGCGGTCCGTCCAGATCACCTTCGACGGCGACCGCCCCGACCACGACCGGATCCGGGTCGGACGCACGGACGGCGGCGGGACCTTCGACGCGATCGTCCACAACATCGTCCGGGCCTCCGAGGCCTCCCCGATCCGGTGGCTGCTGCGGGTCAACGTCTCCGGGGAGACCTACCGGGGCGTCGACGCGCTGATCGACCGGCTCGCCGCGGAGCTCGACCCCGCCCGGTGCACCCTGTACTTCGCCCAGGTGGGCGACGTCGGCATCGGCTACGGCAACGACCTGCTGCACACCGGCGAGCTGTCGGCCCGCTTCACCCGGTGGCAGCGGCGGGCGCTCGACCTCGGCTTCACCGTCACCCGGCCGCAGGCCCACAGCCCGTGCGTCACCTGCGGGTACGGCGACGGCCGCTACGGGGCGGTGGTGAGCGCGGACGGCACCCTGGCCAGCTGCTGGGAGACCGCGGGCAAGACCGACTGGGAGGTCGGCACGGTCACTGACGGGTACCTGCCCGCGGCGGTGACCCGGGAGCGGTGGGTCGGCTGCGAGGACCTCTACCTGCGCGAGGAGGACCGCCGGACGCTCGCGGCGTTCCACGACACGGTGGACGCGGCCCTGCTGGACTACCTGGACGAGACGGGGCGCCTGTAG
- a CDS encoding DUF6895 family protein, translating into MGTRSAGPDTAVVESLAAGALQWIRLHSGYLDSPSGRAELPVTPRVKALLQLAALRRSWERAAPADPGLAEVTATVEQVWRSPDHPALLIAEPRYAWQFRLMYGALAPPGLSDGPHRAVLAEVVAGGHLTPSRKSAFLHLETRYYAELAGVEHRLHSYPDLYRASRLARHRDGRPVTELDVCDVTHTVFHLSDFGFRDPGLSGDALEHARDRVRRLTEDCVRNGDWDLTAKLVLAQHCLGLDPLATPSGAAGLRLLAGVQSPGGAIPGRSSGDRADTAETTVEFFRKAYQSTLVTALTALTVAHGRRGAGNGAPAETAAGVASVAAAVAAAASVAAGATAGNGAATGRDRASVIRGAR; encoded by the coding sequence ATGGGTACTCGATCAGCAGGCCCGGACACAGCGGTCGTGGAGAGCCTGGCGGCGGGCGCACTCCAGTGGATTCGCCTGCACTCGGGTTATCTTGACTCCCCGTCGGGCCGCGCCGAGCTGCCGGTGACCCCGAGGGTCAAGGCCCTGCTGCAGCTCGCCGCGCTGCGCCGCTCCTGGGAACGGGCCGCGCCGGCGGACCCGGGCCTGGCCGAGGTGACGGCGACGGTCGAGCAGGTCTGGCGCAGCCCGGACCACCCGGCCCTGCTCATCGCCGAGCCGCGCTACGCGTGGCAGTTCCGGCTGATGTACGGGGCGCTGGCGCCCCCCGGGCTCAGCGACGGCCCGCACCGTGCCGTGCTCGCCGAGGTGGTGGCCGGCGGCCACCTGACGCCGAGCCGCAAGTCGGCGTTCCTCCACCTGGAGACCAGGTACTACGCCGAACTCGCGGGCGTCGAGCACCGCCTGCACTCCTACCCGGACCTGTACCGGGCGAGCCGGCTGGCCCGGCACCGCGACGGGCGGCCGGTCACCGAGCTGGACGTGTGCGACGTGACCCACACCGTCTTCCACCTGAGCGACTTCGGCTTCCGCGACCCCGGTCTGAGCGGCGACGCCCTGGAGCACGCCCGCGACCGGGTCCGCCGCCTCACCGAGGACTGCGTGCGCAACGGGGACTGGGACCTCACCGCGAAACTGGTCCTGGCGCAGCACTGCCTCGGCCTCGACCCGCTCGCCACCCCCTCGGGTGCGGCCGGGCTGCGGTTGCTCGCCGGGGTCCAGTCGCCGGGCGGCGCGATCCCCGGGCGGTCCTCCGGCGACCGGGCGGACACGGCCGAGACCACGGTGGAGTTCTTCCGGAAGGCCTACCAGTCCACCCTGGTGACGGCGCTCACCGCGCTGACCGTCGCGCACGGGCGGCGCGGCGCGGGGAACGGCGCCCCGGCCGAGACCGCTGCCGGAGTCGCCTCTGTCGCTGCCGCTGTCGCTGCCGCTGCCTCTGTCGCTGCCGGTGCCACTGCCGGGAACGGCGCCGCCACCGGCCGCGACCGCGCCTCGGTGATCCGGGGCGCACGGTGA